Proteins from a single region of Trichoplusia ni isolate ovarian cell line Hi5 chromosome 3, tn1, whole genome shotgun sequence:
- the LOC113492330 gene encoding ATP synthase subunit e, mitochondrial, translating into MSDLPFGPPQRVSPLIRFGRWSFLGAGILYGAFHQNRLSKKETKLREIEAKEKVIRDEKLKKEKAIAAAAEIKALEEMVAPKK; encoded by the exons ATGTCTGACCTTCCTTTTGGACCCCCACAACGCGTGTCGCCACTCATCAGG TTCGGCCGCTGGTCCTTCCTCGGCGCCGGCATCCTATACGGAGCCTTCCACCAGAACAGGCTCTCCAAGAAGGAGACAAAGCTGCGTGAGATTGAGGCCAAGGAGAAGGTCATCAGGGACGAGAAGCTGAAGAAGGAGAAGGCGATTGCTGCTGCAG ctGAAATCAAGGCTCTGGAGGAGATGGTTGCCCCCAAAAAGTGA